The region TGGCCTGATGCTTTTCGCTCACCAGCTACTTAAAGTTTTGGTGCTTTCGTATATATAAAAGCTAAAAACATTTATTACACCCTTCATAGTATAAAATACCGCAGACGCAAATCAGCTGAACATTTTTCTCGCTTCACGACTATCAAGTACACAGCGCTGCTCTCGATAGCTTCTAATGAGTTCTCTCCACATGGCGTTGACCGAAAGCAAATGCTGGTTCCCTAGCAGGCGAAACGAACCTTAATAAACAGACTACTTATAGAGAAGGCTTCGCACCGACAATGATTAGCCCAAATTTCGCTCTGGTTATAGCAACGTTAATCTGGTTGTCGTCCACAACGAATCCAAGATTTTCGCGCAACCACGCTTTGCTGGGAAAGGGAAGTATGCGCGACTTGGGCATAGAGCGCACGGTTGACAGGATAACGAAATCTGCTTCCCCTCCTGCATATGCAACTAATCACGTGGTACAATCAACTTTCGAGACGCTCACCTTGAGTTTCCGCTACTGACCCTATTTTAAGTTCGCTGAAACAATTTGGTTTTCTGACCGCTTTCAATCGTTCAACTATAGCATCACGCTGAGCTGTGTAAGGCGTGATAACTCGTACGCTATGCTGACAAAGACGTTGCTTTATTGCCTGCAGAGCTTTAATAACTTGTACCTAGAATAGAGTGCGCATTAGGAAAGAATATGGAGAATTCAAGTGCTTACTATCATTTCTACTTCTTTGGCATTTGACTTGGATTCGTCGCCTCCCTTGCCCTTCTCAGCTACCGGCGTCACTTTCTCCTCGCCATCGATGTGAATAAAACACTTGGGCTGCTGATGCTGACGCGGCCTCTGCAACCGCTTCCAGTACTCGGGCCACACGTAAAGTTGCCCGGgatcttctcgtcgttccaCTTCTGAAGCCGTCTTGAGCATTTTCTCGTAAAAATGCATCGACGGAAAGGCGCATATGTCTTTGTGCTAAAACACATATCTTACTTATCATGCAATTGATTCTATTCTAAAACTGACCATTCGGTATTGCGTGGTTAGCATGACCGCTCTGCTCGACTCCTTCACTCTAGGACTTACGAAAAGCCTTTCGAACATCGATATACTCAACacttcggcgacgtcatTGTTCTGAACGACGGGCCGAAGTTGCTTGTGATCGCCTATGAGGacaattcgtttcgtcgttccattgaTCGCCACCAAAGTCTCCGGCTCGCTGCACTGTCCGGCTTCGTCAACAATGCAGTGAGACTTTTCAATGTCGTGAAATTTTCTGCTCGCCGCTTGAATGCACGTGCAAAGAATGATGTCCGCTCTTTCGACTTCAGGACGCTCGGCCGAACGGATGAGATTCCTATAGTCGGTGACTTCGCGCTTGGACGGTGCCTTGTCTTCGCCATTCGACTCAAACCTTTGTCGGAAatcattctctttcttgcGGATTTTAAGGGCTTGCTGTTTTTTCGCCTCGTCCGCTTGCCTCACATCTCGGATCATTCGATGCAAGGAGATGTCGtgcaagtcgtcgttttctttcgattGAGCGTCGGGCAATCCGGAAGGCTTGTATCGATTGAATATCCACGGCCCGTCGCAAGCGGCTTGAGCGATGCTCTCGCTGTAGACACGAAGCACCGTCACCTGGTCATCCCCGTGACTCTGATTGGCCACTAAACGTTTAAGCTTTCCTACAAAATTACCGAAGTAGAAGCAATTGATCTGACGTATGCATGCACGACCACCGACTTGCAATTAAATCGACCGCTTCGTTTGAAGGCGCACAGACAAAAAGCTTGGGACGTTTCGtcttgctgacgtcacgcgttTTCCTTATTTCCATTGCAAAAAGCCACGCTATATGAACTCCGGTAACGGTTTTGCCGGTTcctttcaattgaaaaaaaagatatgaGCTTGAGCTATACTGTACGTCTGAAACTCTGAATTTACCAACCTGGGGGACCTTGAATGAGGGTTACATTCTGCTCTAAAGCAAGATTCACAGCACTATATTGACTATCATTCAACACTGCCTCTTTTCCGTTCACGTCAGTAAGAGTCGTATCTCGAAGATCTCCCACTAGAACAAAAATAATGTATGTAAGTATTATACGAACTGAATAATAAAAACCTTTGCTATTACGTTTAGTAGCAGAgtcttttttcaatttttcaagATCTCCAAAAGCCATTTCCCTCGCTAAAATattgttctcgtcgtcgtcgtcttctaaCAGGCGCTCCAAATTTTGCCTCATTCTCCTGCCCAAAAAACGCGAATTAGAGCTAAAAACGCATGCATACgagaatttatttatacCTGAATGGGAGACTGCAGTGAATTGTTTGCGCCATACAgagcgtttcttcttcaagtAGGAGCTGACACAGCTGATGCTTTTGAACGTCAGTTACAGTCGAGCCGAAACAGGGGCGAAACTTAATTTTAACCAAGTCTTTGTCTTCCCcaaagtcgtcgccttcgatttctttcctccttttAAGTTCTTGACTGTAACGTTCCTTGGAATCGACAATGGTGCAATGAAGAACGAAATGGTACttattttgatttgattCCAATTTCCAGGCGTCGGACAGACTGCCCTGTTTCGGCGGCCTTTCTTTTCCCATTGGCAGATTAAAGTATCGCAGACACACGTAGTCCCCTCGAGAAAATGCAATCTTATTTTCTTCGGCGAATTTCAAATTCATTATGGTTTTTCCTGAGAGCGACCCTGCATCCCAGACGACTGCCATTTCACGTATCAAAGTAGGCGAAGCGATTGGCGACGACTTGACGCTTGCAGTCGCTCCTTCAATTTGAACAAGAGACGACCAATACTCATAATACCTCCAAAAATCCGAAAAAGTCCGCCGACGGGCCAAAGAGCTGCGCGACAACGGCGGGCCAAAGCAAAGACCCGGCCGTTCGTTGTGATCCAAACATATGCTCAAACCGTCGGAAAAGTTAACGAGTTGGATATAAGGTCGAATGACACCGCGTTGCATTCGACTCGAAATTTGTACAGAAAGTAGATCAAACAGggcgatcgtttttcttatagAAGCGCCCTGTTTTTGCTTTAAGGCAACGATGTCGCCAGGCCTCTCGATCTGCTCTGTCTCACTTAGACCGCTTCGGGGATCGGTTTCGATCGCCGCTATGAGTCGATTGATTGTGCTCTCCGAATCACCGCGAATGCACGAGTCGGTAAAATCGCGCCACAGTCTCGTCTGGATTAAACCAAATTCGCACTCGGGAACAGGCGGGTTCACTCGCACCTCACGCCGTTCCCGAGTCGGAAGATTTAATAGATCGACGTTCCACTTAATTGATACGGAACGGAAATCGTCGgccggcgtcgccgacgacgccgtcagCGACATCAGTTTTATCGAGAAATTTTTCGCCGGCATTGAAGGGCAATCTGGCACAAAGAGACCGATACTATTACCCGTAATTTCTTCAACAACAGCAATTGTTACGACGGGATACGTCTGCACTTCGTCAGCGAATTCCAATAGAGACAAATCGCGTTGAAATTGAAtcgccgctcgacgacgaaagttgGCGTTGATGCATATTCTCGCGATATCGCGCGGTTTGTAGTCGACCAATTTAAGCTCTTGTTCGTCGGCCGAATTTTCTATGACGTACTTCTTTAATAACCTTTGCATGACGAGATCGACGTAACGACGAATAGGCGACGTGAAGTGCGTGTACGGACGTTGGAAATCGTAGTTATGCGTGGGAAAACCTtcgtccgtttcgtcgcaCGTGTAAACGGAGCGCTGTCGACTGCGGAAGTAGTGCGACTGACAGACGGCAAGCTGGGGAACAAAATCGTCGCAGCAGGCCAGACGAATTCGATCGTCTAACGATTTTGCTGATCGAATTCGGTACCAGAGCGCTTTGGAAATGCGTAAGGTGGTTTGACGCTCGAGGGACACTTTCAGAGTTTCGGCTTCTTGACCGTAGGCGACAAGTCGTTGAGACGCGTTTACGAGCGGACCGCACGTCGATAGCCACGAACTGACTTTTTCTGGACGAGGAGATCTCTGACTGTAGAGAATCGTCAGGTGACGACGTTCATCCAAGAGACGACGCGCCACTTCGCTGTTCATTAGAATCATAAACTCCTCGACCAGTTCGTGAGCTTCGGCTTCAAAGAAGCGATCCGATTCGCGGAAGAAACGCCtggaagcgagacgacgttcacGCAATAGACCGGCGATTTGACTTAGAAGGACGACATCGTTAAAGATCCTTTGTCTCGACTCAAGTCGACAATTGATCTTTGGTTTCTCGCCGCATATGATGGCTTGAGCTTGAGCGTAAGAGAGCTGGCAACACGATTTGATCTCAACTtcttcgaacgtcgtctcaaAGTCCTCAATCAGTTTTAAATTTTCGTCGAAACAGAAATGTCCGGCTATcactcgtcggcgtcgaaaggGCAGAAGACTGCAGCGATTGGAGCTAAGTTCTCTAGGTAGCATCGACTGCTGAACGCTGCCTTGGCTGTCATAGACGCTCGTTCCGCGCTGCTCCGCCTGCTTGTTCTCATCGCTCCGAAATGCGACGTGATGAGCGACGTCCGCTATGTAGACGCCTACCTTAAACGCGCAATCATTGCAATTGCGTTCGACGTTCAAGGCGTCGTCTAAATCGCGCGAATGCTCGGGATCTATCGTGAACGCGTTCGttacgacgtcatcgtcatcggcttcgtcttcatccTGTGCGCAAGTCGATACAAAGGATTTCACGGTGTTTTCGGAATCTCCGTCGACCTCGTACTGTATTTCAAGAAGACGGCGACCGGTCTCTAACGTCGTCGCAGCTTCGATGCATTCCACGGCTATTCCGAGCGGATAGGGAAACTCGGGACGCCAACTCAGATACTGCACGACGAATAGCTTTCCCTCGACGTCGCACAGTGGAACgctctcctcgtcgacgatccttCGTCCTTTTACGGAAAACATTctcacgccgtcgtcgtgtcgAGGTCTCGTGCTCGGTCCGTTGGCAAAAATCGGATGCGACTGATCAATGGGAACCACGAGATTTTTGTCCTCTTTTGACAATTGACAGACAAAACGTTTcggacgtcgtttttgaaaTATTCCGACGACCGATcctcgtttcgttttcaccTTATCGTCGCTCTTTCCCTCGTCGGCGGAATCGATTTTCAGAAGAACTTCTTCGCCGTCAAATGCTCGATTGCGTCGTTGACGACCTTCGACAAATACTTCCTCGCTATCGACGCTGTAGCCGTGCGCATTAGACCCAGAAACGTGCAGGACGCACTTCAAATAAGCCTCGGGCTTATCACGCATAAGCTCCTCCATTTCGGCCAGGTTCAAGTGAGGAGGATAGGCCGGACTGCTTCCATGACGTACTCGTTCTCCGACGTCTTCTTTAGTTAGACGTTCGCGAGGCGGTCGCCGCTTCACTTTGGCAACAGTCCAACGTACAACAGAACCGCGCACAACTTGCTTCATTACTCGTTTTTCTACTTCCTTTGCCTTCGGTGCCAGCGATCTGAAACTCTTGACAACTTCTTCTCGATAGATTCGCgccatttcgtcgtccgtcTCGTCCTCGCATGAATCTTCGTAAACCGACGACTCCGAtgtggcgtcgtcgtcggcgtcgtcgagttctACTTCTTGACGTGCGAAGCTAGAGACGAACGACTGCGCTTCGACGTTCAACGGCGACTTCTCCATTACAAGTTTGCagacgaatttcgacgacACCCTGTGGCCTTTGAGACTTGCCGCGCCGACGGTGGTGCATGCTTCGATGTACTGTTGCCAAATGCGATCGATTTTGCTCTTGGTCAAGCAGTCTGGAtcgccgaagacgatgacgagcgATTTGGCTCGTGTGAGCACAGTATTGACAACTTTTTTGTCTGAGAAAAAGTTGGGTGACTTTTCGTAATCTTGTCGATATCcctttgacgtcatgacgGTGCTGA is a window of Oscarella lobularis chromosome 20, ooOscLobu1.1, whole genome shotgun sequence DNA encoding:
- the LOC136198890 gene encoding 3'-5' exoribonuclease HELZ2-like isoform X2; its protein translation is MKLPFSTVFECKIACKKNFAVRQIVLLPSSTQSHFSLLHGGLPMKENIIDCDVRSVQFAVRFDSKSSQTRSYVQDVIVECDGHPHPYVLQTLYVDVAEGKNLKAVKQLRSTLQCPDQHWLVEPDCIVSNDDFMSRVSRHSEDTARQFPIPVEAELSRTLSRLHVLDKNTPFPKDETYFERFHALIYLEEIEIKRRLQDLSRQAIDLIGDKTNPFRGIKRIDLGRPVPSKLAKAAYIRKTGSTNIFLVSVCEIEETAVGLNVAADEFVKKELNDCLDVKVDFQFVFDRTHWLNLHASLERLPVSRLRSHVQPNFRGALALRDSFSIDCVLDKVKRHINPKVQFDPKQREAVGRILAGNRTYPHLIINGPFGTGKTFLLVEAVRLLSEFHRNARILICTQSNFAADLYVKLLDDLFYEGLFNANLFRVCFASRKGSLDKDLLDCYFCFLDDAESTFSVPPNSELGNEPLVVVTTLLTSAKLRDGHFSHIIIDEAAQATEPESIAPLALAGSRTALVLAGDCVQTSPPVSSSLARGGRLQRSLFRRLYKSAPDSLIVNLVTNHRSQRDLFALIARIFYGADAFSPDQARSPIQAVHPTFHPFSFFICDDGLAQQGGTDGSYYNQSEATLIVNTLDEVFDGWPQEWGECSPQKVCVVSSEFTQVQYIRQLLRHRGDNYKKVNVITHGGIQGQEFRVVLVSTVMTSKGYRQDYEKSPNFFSDKKVVNTVLTRAKSLVIVFGDPDCLTKSKIDRIWQQYIEACTTVGAASLKGHRVSSKFVCKLVMEKSPLNVEAQSFVSSFARQEVELDDADDDATSESSVYEDSCEDETDDEMARIYREEVVKSFRSLAPKAKEVEKRVMKQVVRGSVVRWTVAKVKRRPPRERLTKEDVGERVRHGSSPAYPPHLNLAEMEELMRDKPEAYLKCVLHVSGSNAHGYSVDSEEVFVEGRQRRNRAFDGEEVLLKIDSADEGKSDDKVKTKRGSVVGIFQKRRPKRFVCQLSKEDKNLVVPIDQSHPIFANGPSTRPRHDDGVRMFSVKGRRIVDEESVPLCDVEGKLFVVQYLSWRPEFPYPLGIAVECIEAATTLETGRRLLEIQYEVDGDSENTVKSFVSTCAQDEDEADDDDVVTNAFTIDPEHSRDLDDALNVERNCNDCAFKVGVYIADVAHHVAFRSDENKQAEQRGTSVYDSQGSVQQSMLPRELSSNRCSLLPFRRRRVIAGHFCFDENLKLIEDFETTFEEVEIKSCCQLSYAQAQAIICGEKPKINCRLESRQRIFNDVVLLSQIAGLLRERRLASRRFFRESDRFFEAEAHELVEEFMILMNSEVARRLLDERRHLTILYSQRSPRPEKVSSWLSTCGPLVNASQRLVAYGQEAETLKVSLERQTTLRISKALWYRIRSAKSLDDRIRLACCDDFVPQLAVCQSHYFRSRQRSVYTCDETDEGFPTHNYDFQRPYTHFTSPIRRYVDLVMQRLLKKYVIENSADEQELKLVDYKPRDIARICINANFRRRAAIQFQRDLSLLEFADEVQTYPVVTIAVVEEITGNSIGLFVPDCPSMPAKNFSIKLMSLTASSATPADDFRSVSIKWNVDLLNLPTRERREVRVNPPVPECEFGLIQTRLWRDFTDSCIRGDSESTINRLIAAIETDPRSGLSETEQIERPGDIVALKQKQGASIRKTIALFDLLSVQISSRMQRGVIRPYIQLVNFSDGLSICLDHNERPGLCFGPPLSRSSLARRRTFSDFWRYYEYWSSLVQIEGATASVKSSPIASPTLIREMAVVWDAGSLSGKTIMNLKFAEENKIAFSRGDYVCLRYFNLPMGKERPPKQGSLSDAWKLESNQNKYHFVLHCTIVDSKERYSQELKRRKEIEGDDFGEDKDLVKIKFRPCFGSTVTDVQKHQLCQLLLEEETLCMAQTIHCSLPFRRMRQNLERLLEDDDDENNILAREMAFGDLEKLKKDSATKLGDLRDTTLTDVNGKEAVLNDSQYSAVNLALEQNVTLIQGPPGTGKTVTGVHIAWLFAMEIRKTRDVSKTKRPKLFVCAPSNEAVDLIARKLKRLVANQSHGDDQVTVLRVYSESIAQAACDGPWIFNRYKPSGLPDAQSKENDDLHDISLHRMIRDVRQADEAKKQQALKIRKKENDFRQRFESNGEDKAPSKREVTDYRNLIRSAERPEVERADIILCTCIQAASRKFHDIEKSHCIVDEAGQCSEPETLVAINGTTKRIVLIGDHKQLRPVVQNNDVAEVLSISMFERLFVSPRVKESSRAVMLTTQYRMHKDICAFPSMHFYEKMLKTASEVERREDPGQLYVWPEYWKRLQRPRQHQQPKCFIHIDGEEKVTPVAEKGKGGDESKSNAKEVEMIVQVIKALQAIKQRLCQHSVRVITPYTAQRDAIVERLKAVRKPNCFSELKIGSVAETQGGEADFVILSTVRSMPKSRILPFPSKAWLRENLGFVVDDNQINVAITRAKFGLIIVGNQHLLSVNAMWRELIRSYREQRCVLDSREARKMFS
- the LOC136198890 gene encoding 3'-5' exoribonuclease HELZ2-like isoform X3, with protein sequence MKLPFSTVFECKIACKKNFAVRQIVLLPSSTQSHFSLLHGGLPMKENIIDCDVRSVQFAVRFDSKSSQTRSYVQDVIVECDGHPHPYVLQTLYVDVAEGKNLKAVKQLRSTLQCPDQHWLVEPDCIVSNDDFMSRVSRHSEDTARQFPIPVEAELSRTLSRLHVLDKNTPFPKDETYFERFHALIYLEEIEIKRRLQDLSRQAIDLIGDKTNPFRGIKRIDLGRPVPSKLAKAAYIRKTGSTNIFLVSVCEIEETAVGLNVAADEFVKKELNDCLDVKVDFQFVFDRTHWLNLHASLERLPVSRLRSHVQPNFRGALALRDSFSIDCVLDKVKRHINPKVQFDPKQREAVGRILAGNRTYPHLIINGPFGTGKTFLLVEAVRLLSEFHRNARILICTQSNFAADLYVKLLDDLFYEGLFNANLFRVCFASRKGSLDKDLLDCYFCFLDDAESTFSVPPNSELGNEPLVVVTTLLTSAKLRDGHFSHIIIDEAAQATEPESIAPLALAGSRTALVLAGDCVQTSPPVSSSLARGGRLQRSLFRRLYKSAPDSLIVNLVTNHRSQRDLFALIARIFYGADAFSPDQARSPIQAVHPTFHPFSFFICDDGLAQQGGTDGSYYNQSEATLIVNTLDEVFDGWPQEWGECSPQKVCVVSSEFTQVQYIRQLLRHRGDNYKKVNVITHGGIQGQEFRVVLVSTVMTSKGYRQDYEKSPNFFSDKKVVNTVLTRAKSLVIVFGDPDCLTKSKIDRIWQQYIEACTTVGAASLKGHRVSSKFVCKLVMEKSPLNVEAQSFVSSFARQEVELDDADDDATSESSVYEDSCEDETDDEMARIYREEVVKSFRSLAPKAKEVEKRVMKQVVRGSVVRWTVAKVKRRPPRERLTKEDVGERVRHGSSPAYPPHLNLAEMEELMRDKPEAYLKCVLHVSGSNAHGYSVDSEEVFVEGRQRRNRAFDGEEVLLKIDSADEGKSDDKVKTKRGSVVGIFQKRRPKRFVCQLSKEDKNLVVPIDQSHPIFANGPSTRPRHDDGVRMFSVKGRRIVDEESVPLCDVEGKLFVVQYLSWRPEFPYPLGIAVECIEAATTLETGRRLLEIQYEVDGDSENTVKSFVSTCAQDEDEADDDDVVTNAFTIDPEHSRDLDDALNVERNCNDCAFKVGVYIADVAHHVAFRSDENKQAEQRGTSVYDSQGSVQQSMLPRELSSNRCSLLPFRRRRVIAGHFCFDENLKLIEDFETTFEEVEIKSCCQLSYAQAQAIICGEKPKINCRLESRQRIFNDVVLLSQIAGLLRERRLASRRFFRESDRFFEAEAHELVEEFMILMNSEVARRLLDERRHLTILYSQRSPRPEKVSSWLSTCGPLVNASQRLVAYGQEAETLKVSLERQTTLRISKALWYRIRSAKSLDDRIRLACCDDFVPQLAVCQSHYFRSRQRSVYTCDETDEGFPTHNYDFQRPYTHFTSPIRRYVDLVMQRLLKKYVIENSADEQELKLVDYKPRDIARICINANFRRRAAIQFQRDLSLLEFADEVQTYPVVTIAVVEEITGNSIGLFVPDCPSMPAKNFSIKLMSLTASSATPADDFRSVSIKWNVDLLNLPTRERREVRVNPPVPECEFGLIQTRLWRDFTDSCIRGDSESTINRLIAAIETDPRSGLSETEQIERQGASIRKTIALFDLLSVQISSRMQRGVIRPYIQLVNFSDGLSICLDHNERPGLCFGPPLSRSSLARRRTFSDFWRYYEYWSSLVQIEGATASVKSSPIASPTLIREMAVVWDAGSLSGKTIMNLKFAEENKIAFSRGDYVCLRYFNLPMGKERPPKQGSLSDAWKLESNQNKYHFVLHCTIVDSKERYSQELKRRKEIEGDDFGEDKDLVKIKFRPCFGSTVTDVQKHQLCQLLLEEETLCMAQTIHCSLPFRRMRQNLERLLEDDDDENNILAREMAFGDLEKLKKDSATKRNSKVGDLRDTTLTDVNGKEAVLNDSQYSAVNLALEQNVTLIQGPPGTGKTVTGVHIAWLFAMEIRKTRDVSKTKRPKLFVCAPSNEAVDLIARKLKRLVANQSHGDDQVTVLRVYSESIAQAACDGPWIFNRYKPSGLPDAQSKENDDLHDISLHRMIRDVRQADEAKKQQALKIRKKENDFRQRFESNGEDKAPSKREVTDYRNLIRSAERPEVERADIILCTCIQAASRKFHDIEKSHCIVDEAGQCSEPETLVAINGTTKRIVLIGDHKQLRPVVQNNDVAEVLSISMFERLFVSPRVKESSRAVMLTTQYRMHKDICAFPSMHFYEKMLKTASEVERREDPGQLYVWPEYWKRLQRPRQHQQPKCFIHIDGEEKVTPVAEKGKGGDESKSNAKEVEMIVQVIKALQAIKQRLCQHSVRVITPYTAQRDAIVERLKAVRKPNCFSELKIGSVAETQGGEADFVILSTVRSMPKSRILPFPSKAWLRENLGFVVDDNQINVAITRAKFGLIIVGNQHLLSVNAMWRELIRSYREQRCVLDSREARKMFS
- the LOC136198890 gene encoding 3'-5' exoribonuclease HELZ2-like isoform X1, which gives rise to MKLPFSTVFECKIACKKNFAVRQIVLLPSSTQSHFSLLHGGLPMKENIIDCDVRSVQFAVRFDSKSSQTRSYVQDVIVECDGHPHPYVLQTLYVDVAEGKNLKAVKQLRSTLQCPDQHWLVEPDCIVSNDDFMSRVSRHSEDTARQFPIPVEAELSRTLSRLHVLDKNTPFPKDETYFERFHALIYLEEIEIKRRLQDLSRQAIDLIGDKTNPFRGIKRIDLGRPVPSKLAKAAYIRKTGSTNIFLVSVCEIEETAVGLNVAADEFVKKELNDCLDVKVDFQFVFDRTHWLNLHASLERLPVSRLRSHVQPNFRGALALRDSFSIDCVLDKVKRHINPKVQFDPKQREAVGRILAGNRTYPHLIINGPFGTGKTFLLVEAVRLLSEFHRNARILICTQSNFAADLYVKLLDDLFYEGLFNANLFRVCFASRKGSLDKDLLDCYFCFLDDAESTFSVPPNSELGNEPLVVVTTLLTSAKLRDGHFSHIIIDEAAQATEPESIAPLALAGSRTALVLAGDCVQTSPPVSSSLARGGRLQRSLFRRLYKSAPDSLIVNLVTNHRSQRDLFALIARIFYGADAFSPDQARSPIQAVHPTFHPFSFFICDDGLAQQGGTDGSYYNQSEATLIVNTLDEVFDGWPQEWGECSPQKVCVVSSEFTQVQYIRQLLRHRGDNYKKVNVITHGGIQGQEFRVVLVSTVMTSKGYRQDYEKSPNFFSDKKVVNTVLTRAKSLVIVFGDPDCLTKSKIDRIWQQYIEACTTVGAASLKGHRVSSKFVCKLVMEKSPLNVEAQSFVSSFARQEVELDDADDDATSESSVYEDSCEDETDDEMARIYREEVVKSFRSLAPKAKEVEKRVMKQVVRGSVVRWTVAKVKRRPPRERLTKEDVGERVRHGSSPAYPPHLNLAEMEELMRDKPEAYLKCVLHVSGSNAHGYSVDSEEVFVEGRQRRNRAFDGEEVLLKIDSADEGKSDDKVKTKRGSVVGIFQKRRPKRFVCQLSKEDKNLVVPIDQSHPIFANGPSTRPRHDDGVRMFSVKGRRIVDEESVPLCDVEGKLFVVQYLSWRPEFPYPLGIAVECIEAATTLETGRRLLEIQYEVDGDSENTVKSFVSTCAQDEDEADDDDVVTNAFTIDPEHSRDLDDALNVERNCNDCAFKVGVYIADVAHHVAFRSDENKQAEQRGTSVYDSQGSVQQSMLPRELSSNRCSLLPFRRRRVIAGHFCFDENLKLIEDFETTFEEVEIKSCCQLSYAQAQAIICGEKPKINCRLESRQRIFNDVVLLSQIAGLLRERRLASRRFFRESDRFFEAEAHELVEEFMILMNSEVARRLLDERRHLTILYSQRSPRPEKVSSWLSTCGPLVNASQRLVAYGQEAETLKVSLERQTTLRISKALWYRIRSAKSLDDRIRLACCDDFVPQLAVCQSHYFRSRQRSVYTCDETDEGFPTHNYDFQRPYTHFTSPIRRYVDLVMQRLLKKYVIENSADEQELKLVDYKPRDIARICINANFRRRAAIQFQRDLSLLEFADEVQTYPVVTIAVVEEITGNSIGLFVPDCPSMPAKNFSIKLMSLTASSATPADDFRSVSIKWNVDLLNLPTRERREVRVNPPVPECEFGLIQTRLWRDFTDSCIRGDSESTINRLIAAIETDPRSGLSETEQIERPGDIVALKQKQGASIRKTIALFDLLSVQISSRMQRGVIRPYIQLVNFSDGLSICLDHNERPGLCFGPPLSRSSLARRRTFSDFWRYYEYWSSLVQIEGATASVKSSPIASPTLIREMAVVWDAGSLSGKTIMNLKFAEENKIAFSRGDYVCLRYFNLPMGKERPPKQGSLSDAWKLESNQNKYHFVLHCTIVDSKERYSQELKRRKEIEGDDFGEDKDLVKIKFRPCFGSTVTDVQKHQLCQLLLEEETLCMAQTIHCSLPFRRMRQNLERLLEDDDDENNILAREMAFGDLEKLKKDSATKRNSKVGDLRDTTLTDVNGKEAVLNDSQYSAVNLALEQNVTLIQGPPGTGKTVTGVHIAWLFAMEIRKTRDVSKTKRPKLFVCAPSNEAVDLIARKLKRLVANQSHGDDQVTVLRVYSESIAQAACDGPWIFNRYKPSGLPDAQSKENDDLHDISLHRMIRDVRQADEAKKQQALKIRKKENDFRQRFESNGEDKAPSKREVTDYRNLIRSAERPEVERADIILCTCIQAASRKFHDIEKSHCIVDEAGQCSEPETLVAINGTTKRIVLIGDHKQLRPVVQNNDVAEVLSISMFERLFVSPRVKESSRAVMLTTQYRMHKDICAFPSMHFYEKMLKTASEVERREDPGQLYVWPEYWKRLQRPRQHQQPKCFIHIDGEEKVTPVAEKGKGGDESKSNAKEVEMIVQVIKALQAIKQRLCQHSVRVITPYTAQRDAIVERLKAVRKPNCFSELKIGSVAETQGGEADFVILSTVRSMPKSRILPFPSKAWLRENLGFVVDDNQINVAITRAKFGLIIVGNQHLLSVNAMWRELIRSYREQRCVLDSREARKMFS